One segment of Bacillus alkalisoli DNA contains the following:
- the recA gene encoding recombinase RecA — protein sequence MSDRKAALDMALKQIEKQFGKGSIMKLGEQTDRRVSTIPSGSLALDVALGAGGYPRGRVVEIYGPESSGKTTVALHAIAEVQNQGGQAAFIDAEHALDPVYAQRLGVNIDELLLSQPDTGEQALEIAEALVRSGAVDIIVVDSVAALVPKAEIEGEMGDSHVGLQARLMSQAMRKLSGALSKSKTIALFINQIREKVGVMFGNPETTPGGRALKFYSSVRLEVRRAEQLKQGNDVVGNKTKIKVVKNKIAPPFKTAEVDIMYGLGISREGEIIDMGSDLDIVQKSGSWYSYNEERLGQGRENAKQFLKENPALLQEIYVKIRNHYGLDEEVVAPPESDQDDSNLL from the coding sequence ATGAGCGATCGTAAGGCTGCATTAGATATGGCATTAAAACAAATAGAAAAGCAATTTGGTAAAGGCTCCATTATGAAACTAGGAGAACAAACGGACCGTAGAGTTTCAACGATACCAAGTGGTTCATTAGCATTAGACGTTGCGTTAGGAGCCGGAGGTTATCCACGCGGAAGGGTGGTAGAAATTTATGGACCGGAATCTTCTGGTAAAACAACAGTTGCTTTACATGCAATTGCAGAAGTGCAAAATCAAGGTGGACAAGCTGCATTTATCGATGCTGAGCATGCATTAGATCCAGTATATGCTCAAAGATTAGGTGTAAACATTGATGAACTATTACTTTCTCAACCAGATACTGGAGAGCAAGCATTAGAAATCGCAGAAGCACTAGTAAGAAGTGGTGCAGTAGACATTATCGTTGTAGACTCAGTAGCTGCACTTGTTCCAAAAGCAGAGATTGAAGGTGAGATGGGAGACTCTCACGTAGGTCTTCAAGCGAGATTAATGTCGCAAGCGATGCGTAAATTATCTGGAGCATTAAGTAAATCTAAAACAATCGCTCTATTCATTAACCAAATTCGTGAAAAAGTTGGAGTAATGTTTGGTAACCCTGAAACTACTCCTGGTGGACGTGCATTAAAGTTTTATAGCTCTGTCCGTCTAGAAGTTCGTCGTGCAGAACAATTAAAGCAAGGCAACGACGTGGTGGGTAACAAGACAAAAATTAAAGTAGTAAAAAATAAAATTGCCCCACCATTTAAAACGGCAGAAGTAGATATAATGTACGGACTAGGAATTTCTAGAGAAGGCGAAATAATTGATATGGGCTCTGATCTAGATATCGTTCAAAAGAGTGGTTCATGGTACTCATACAATGAAGAACGCCTTGGTCAAGGTCGTGAAAATGCGAAACAATTCTTAAAAGAAAACCCTGCACTTTTACAAGAAATCTATGTGAAAATCAGAAATCATTATGGATTAGATGAAGAAGTAGTTGCACCACCAGAATCCGATCAAGATGACTCTAATTTACTATAA
- the rny gene encoding ribonuclease Y codes for MDILQIIISALLGLVVGAVVGFYVRKTIAEQRILGAKNAAEQIVEEAKREAESLKKEALLEAKDEIHKLRTDAERDIRDRRSELQKQENRLMQKEENLDRKDDTLDKREISLEKREDSLNERQQHIEELESKADEMVRKQQEELERISALTRDEAKSIILDRVENELSHDIALMLKESELRAKEEADKKAKDILSLAIQRCAADHVAETTVSVVNLPNDEMKGRIIGREGRNIRTLETLTGIDLIIDDTPEAVILSGFDPIRRETARLALDKLVQDGRIHPARIEEMVEKSRREVDEYIREVGEQTTFEVGVHGLHPDLIKILGRLKFRTSYGQNVLKHSMEVAFLAGLMASELGEDETLARRAGLLHDIGKAVDHEVEGSHVEIGVELATKYKEHPVVINSIASHHGDKEATSIIAVLVAAADALSAARPGARSETLENYIRRLEKLEEISESYDGVEKSFAIQAGREVRIIVKPDSIDDLEAHRLARDIRKRIEEELDYPGHIKVTVIRETRAVEYAK; via the coding sequence ATGGATATTCTACAAATTATCATCTCCGCTTTGCTTGGTCTAGTCGTCGGTGCAGTTGTTGGCTTTTATGTTCGTAAAACCATTGCTGAACAAAGAATCCTTGGGGCTAAAAACGCAGCAGAACAAATAGTGGAAGAAGCTAAGAGAGAAGCTGAGTCTTTAAAGAAAGAAGCCCTTCTAGAAGCTAAGGATGAAATTCACAAACTTCGCACGGATGCTGAAAGAGACATTCGTGACCGTAGAAGCGAACTACAAAAACAAGAAAATCGTTTAATGCAGAAAGAAGAGAACCTTGATCGAAAAGATGACACGTTAGATAAACGTGAAATCTCTTTAGAAAAGCGTGAGGATTCTCTAAACGAGAGACAACAGCATATAGAAGAATTAGAGAGCAAAGCGGATGAGATGGTGCGAAAACAGCAAGAAGAGTTAGAACGTATTTCAGCTTTAACTCGTGATGAAGCGAAATCCATTATCTTAGACCGTGTTGAAAACGAACTATCCCACGACATTGCTCTAATGCTTAAAGAAAGTGAACTAAGAGCTAAAGAGGAAGCGGATAAAAAGGCGAAAGATATTTTATCATTAGCGATTCAACGTTGTGCTGCTGACCACGTTGCTGAGACAACCGTGTCGGTAGTAAACTTACCGAATGATGAAATGAAAGGTCGAATTATCGGTCGTGAAGGAAGAAACATTCGTACGTTAGAAACATTAACAGGTATTGATTTAATTATTGATGATACACCTGAGGCTGTAATTCTTTCTGGCTTTGATCCTATTCGTCGAGAAACAGCTCGTCTAGCGTTAGATAAACTTGTTCAAGATGGAAGGATTCACCCAGCGCGTATTGAAGAAATGGTTGAAAAATCAAGAAGAGAAGTGGATGAATACATTCGTGAAGTTGGAGAACAAACAACTTTTGAAGTAGGAGTTCATGGTTTACATCCTGACTTGATTAAAATCTTAGGACGTTTGAAATTCCGTACAAGCTATGGCCAAAATGTTTTAAAACATTCTATGGAAGTAGCGTTCCTTGCTGGTTTAATGGCATCTGAACTTGGTGAAGATGAAACATTAGCACGCAGAGCGGGCTTGTTACATGATATTGGAAAAGCTGTTGACCATGAAGTAGAAGGTAGCCACGTTGAAATAGGTGTGGAACTTGCTACGAAATATAAAGAGCATCCAGTTGTCATTAACAGTATTGCTTCTCATCACGGAGATAAAGAAGCAACTTCGATTATAGCAGTTCTAGTTGCTGCAGCTGATGCATTATCTGCTGCAAGACCGGGCGCACGTAGTGAAACATTAGAAAACTACATTCGTCGTCTTGAAAAGCTAGAAGAAATTTCAGAGTCTTATGATGGCGTTGAAAAATCTTTTGCTATTCAAGCTGGTAGAGAAGTGAGAATCATCGTTAAGCCTGATTCTATCGATGATTTGGAAGCGCATCGTCTAGCAAGAGATATTCGTAAACGAATTGAAGAAGAGCTTGATTACCCTGGACATATTAAAGTAACAGTAATCAGGGAAACAAGAGCAGTTGAATACGCAAAATAA
- a CDS encoding competence/damage-inducible protein A — protein MKAEIIAVGSELLLGQICNTNAQFLSEQLAELGVDVYFHTVVGDNSERLTKAIDHAKTRSNFIIFSGGLGPTKDDLTKETIANSFNKKLVMDEEALLSIEDYFVKTNRLMTENNKKQALVLEGCTVLKNDTGMAPGMALSENGYTYMLLPGPPKELIPMFLNYGREYITSVQGVKERIFSRVLRFFGIGESQLETEIEEIIDSQTNPTIAPLAGDHEVTLRLTAKHHSETEASKLLDDTEKKIQSIVGDFFYGYDEDTIFSVLFNRIEKSQYTISSAESLTGGLFSEKMTSFTGASSVLEGCIVSYTNEVKQNVLHVSSETLQNCGAVSEECAKEMAEGVKELLNTSIGISFTGVAGPGTMDGKPIGTVYIGIALPSGKTVVHHVKLAGTRDTIRQRTVKYGCYYLLKELNM, from the coding sequence TTGAAGGCAGAAATAATTGCTGTTGGTTCAGAACTTTTGTTAGGGCAAATATGTAATACGAATGCACAGTTTCTGTCTGAACAGCTTGCAGAACTTGGTGTAGATGTTTATTTCCATACAGTAGTGGGAGATAACTCGGAAAGATTGACGAAAGCAATCGACCATGCCAAAACCCGCTCTAATTTTATTATTTTTTCAGGTGGACTTGGCCCTACAAAGGATGACTTAACTAAAGAAACAATTGCAAATTCTTTCAATAAAAAATTGGTGATGGATGAAGAAGCACTTCTTTCAATTGAAGATTATTTTGTTAAAACAAATCGATTAATGACGGAGAACAACAAGAAACAAGCCCTTGTATTAGAAGGTTGTACGGTCTTGAAAAATGATACAGGAATGGCACCTGGAATGGCTCTTTCGGAAAATGGTTATACGTATATGTTATTACCTGGTCCTCCAAAAGAATTAATTCCTATGTTTCTTAACTATGGTCGTGAATATATTACATCTGTACAAGGAGTAAAGGAGCGAATTTTTTCTAGAGTACTTCGCTTCTTTGGTATCGGGGAATCGCAACTAGAAACAGAGATAGAAGAGATTATTGATTCTCAAACAAACCCAACGATAGCTCCGCTTGCTGGTGATCACGAAGTAACTCTTCGCCTTACAGCAAAACACCATTCGGAAACAGAAGCTTCAAAACTATTGGATGATACAGAAAAGAAAATCCAATCAATTGTAGGAGATTTTTTCTACGGTTATGATGAAGATACAATTTTTTCTGTGTTATTTAACAGAATTGAAAAATCACAATACACAATCAGCAGTGCGGAAAGCTTAACAGGAGGGTTATTTAGCGAAAAAATGACTAGTTTTACTGGAGCATCTTCTGTACTCGAAGGTTGTATCGTTAGTTACACAAATGAAGTGAAACAAAATGTTTTACATGTTTCTTCGGAAACATTACAAAATTGTGGTGCTGTAAGTGAAGAGTGTGCAAAAGAGATGGCAGAAGGTGTGAAAGAGCTGTTAAACACTAGTATTGGTATTAGCTTTACAGGTGTTGCTGGACCTGGTACGATGGACGGAAAACCTATCGGTACAGTTTACATCGGTATTGCATTGCCGAGTGGCAAAACGGTTGTACATCACGTGAAACTAGCAGGTACTAGAGATACTATTAGACAAAGAACTGTAAAGTATGGATGTTATTATCTATTAAAAGAACTTAATATGTAG
- a CDS encoding TIGR00282 family metallophosphoesterase, with translation MKILFIGDVVGSPGRDMVKEYLPKLKSKYNPALTIVNGENAAGGKGITEKIYQGFLAAGAQVVTLGNHTWDNREIFEFIDKAKQMIRPANFHKDTPGKGIVYFSVSGKEIAVINLQGRTFLQPIDCPFEKASELIEEARKRTKIIFVDFHAEATSEKQAMGWYLDGKVSAVVGTHTHVQTNDYRILPEGTAYMTDAGMTGPYDGILGVEREAVLKRFITSLPVRFEVTTGRAQLNGVIIDIDTNTGIAKTIKPILINDDHPFFD, from the coding sequence ATGAAAATATTATTTATAGGAGACGTTGTAGGCTCTCCTGGTAGAGATATGGTAAAAGAATACTTACCAAAACTAAAAAGTAAATACAACCCAGCATTAACAATTGTTAATGGAGAAAACGCTGCAGGTGGTAAAGGAATTACAGAGAAGATATATCAAGGATTCCTAGCCGCTGGAGCACAGGTAGTAACATTAGGAAATCACACGTGGGACAATAGGGAAATTTTCGAATTTATAGACAAAGCAAAACAAATGATTCGACCAGCGAATTTTCATAAAGATACACCTGGTAAAGGGATTGTTTATTTTTCTGTAAGTGGTAAAGAAATTGCTGTAATCAACTTACAAGGAAGAACGTTTTTACAACCAATTGACTGTCCGTTTGAAAAAGCATCGGAATTAATAGAAGAAGCGAGAAAAAGAACAAAGATAATTTTTGTTGATTTTCATGCTGAAGCAACAAGTGAAAAACAAGCGATGGGTTGGTATTTAGACGGTAAAGTTTCTGCAGTTGTTGGTACACATACCCACGTGCAAACAAACGATTACCGAATATTACCCGAAGGTACAGCTTATATGACAGATGCCGGTATGACAGGCCCATATGACGGAATACTTGGTGTTGAAAGAGAAGCCGTATTAAAAAGATTTATAACATCATTACCTGTTAGGTTTGAAGTGACAACAGGTAGAGCACAATTAAATGGGGTAATCATTGATATAGATACGAACACTGGAATAGCAAAAACGATTAAACCAATTTTAATTAATGATGACCATCCATTTTTTGATTGA
- a CDS encoding DUF3388 domain-containing protein, whose amino-acid sequence MEKKEWYLEYEIHINRPGLLGDIASLLGMLSINIVTINGVDDMRRGMLLLSETNEQIARLESILNTMDNITVKKLREPKLRDRLAVRHGRYIQRDADDKKTFRFVRDELGLLVDFLAELFKQDGHKLIGVRGMPRVGKTESIVASSVCANKRWLFVSSTLLKQTIRSQLIQDEYDVNNLFIIDGIVSTKRANEKHWQLVREIMRLPAVKVVEHPDIFVQNTEYNLEDFDYIIEIRNNPDEEITFEPPQENKMFDENPFGGFDF is encoded by the coding sequence ATGGAGAAAAAAGAATGGTACTTAGAATATGAAATCCATATAAACAGACCTGGACTACTTGGTGATATAGCTTCTCTACTCGGTATGTTATCTATCAACATTGTAACTATAAATGGTGTTGATGACATGAGACGTGGAATGTTACTATTAAGCGAAACAAATGAGCAGATAGCAAGGCTTGAATCTATTTTAAATACAATGGATAATATAACAGTAAAGAAATTAAGGGAACCGAAGTTAAGAGATCGTTTAGCGGTTCGGCACGGGCGTTATATTCAAAGAGATGCTGACGATAAAAAAACATTCCGATTTGTAAGAGATGAATTAGGTTTACTAGTTGACTTTTTGGCAGAATTATTTAAACAAGATGGTCATAAATTAATTGGAGTCAGAGGCATGCCACGAGTAGGGAAGACGGAATCCATTGTCGCTTCTAGTGTTTGCGCAAATAAACGCTGGTTATTTGTCTCGAGTACATTATTAAAGCAAACCATTAGAAGTCAACTCATTCAAGATGAATATGATGTAAATAATCTATTTATTATTGATGGAATTGTTTCCACAAAACGAGCGAACGAAAAACATTGGCAGTTAGTGAGAGAAATTATGAGACTACCTGCTGTGAAAGTAGTGGAACACCCAGATATTTTTGTTCAAAACACAGAATACAACTTAGAAGACTTCGACTACATAATAGAAATCAGAAACAATCCGGACGAAGAAATTACATTTGAACCTCCACAAGAAAACAAAATGTTTGATGAGAACCCATTCGGGGGATTTGACTTTTAA
- a CDS encoding dipeptidase, whose product MKIFDAHSDVLYKMYLDRKINFKDSPKLHITYDQLKHSKAKVQSFALYVPENELNRAFEVTIEMIDIFYQKILKNFPKMRLVTSQEDIQNLKDDEIGAMLSLEGCEAIGISLEKLRTFYRLGVTSIGLTWNHANLVGDGVLEKRNAGLTSFGKEVVIQNNLANVWTDVSHLSETGFWEVMDIGEMVIASHSNVKLLCDHPRNLSDEQINAIIKKDGVIGITFVPQFLVQHGKATITDALKHLEHICSLGGEKHVGFGSDFDGIDETVVGLENYSKYSDLINMLQKYYSETQVNNFLFNNFVRKYHKQ is encoded by the coding sequence ATGAAAATATTTGATGCGCACAGTGATGTGCTTTATAAAATGTACCTAGATAGAAAAATAAATTTTAAAGATAGTCCTAAACTTCATATTACATATGACCAGTTAAAACATTCAAAAGCCAAAGTTCAATCTTTTGCGCTTTATGTACCAGAAAATGAACTTAATCGAGCGTTTGAAGTAACAATTGAAATGATTGATATATTTTATCAAAAAATATTGAAGAACTTTCCAAAAATGAGATTGGTAACGTCTCAAGAAGATATTCAAAATTTAAAAGATGATGAGATTGGTGCCATGTTATCACTAGAAGGCTGTGAAGCGATTGGTATAAGTTTAGAGAAATTAAGAACCTTTTATAGACTTGGTGTTACATCAATTGGCTTAACATGGAATCATGCCAATCTAGTTGGAGATGGTGTGTTAGAGAAACGTAATGCAGGTTTAACTTCGTTTGGAAAAGAAGTTGTTATCCAAAACAACTTAGCAAATGTATGGACGGATGTATCACACTTATCCGAAACAGGATTTTGGGAGGTAATGGACATTGGTGAGATGGTAATAGCTTCACACTCTAACGTCAAATTATTATGCGATCACCCTCGAAATTTATCGGATGAACAAATAAATGCAATAATTAAAAAAGATGGTGTAATCGGAATTACATTTGTTCCACAGTTTTTAGTGCAACATGGAAAAGCAACTATAACAGATGCTCTTAAACATTTAGAACATATATGTTCATTAGGTGGAGAAAAACATGTTGGTTTTGGTTCGGATTTTGATGGAATCGATGAAACTGTAGTGGGATTAGAAAATTACAGTAAATATAGTGATTTGATTAATATGCTGCAAAAATATTATTCTGAAACACAAGTAAATAATTTTTTATTTAATAATTTTGTTCGGAAATACCATAAACAATAG
- a CDS encoding DUF3243 domain-containing protein, producing the protein MSVLENWEQWKNFLGDRLDHAQHEGVDQNTISQLAYEIGDYLAKEVEAKNEQEKVLADLWKVASPEEQHAIANMMVKLVRNDGTY; encoded by the coding sequence ATGTCTGTATTAGAAAACTGGGAACAGTGGAAAAACTTTTTAGGTGATCGCCTTGATCATGCTCAACATGAAGGTGTGGACCAAAATACAATTAGTCAACTTGCTTACGAAATCGGTGACTACTTAGCAAAAGAAGTAGAAGCAAAAAATGAGCAAGAAAAAGTATTAGCGGATCTTTGGAAAGTAGCTTCTCCAGAAGAACAACATGCGATTGCAAATATGATGGTAAAATTAGTTAGGAACGACGGTACGTACTAA
- a CDS encoding helix-turn-helix domain-containing protein — MTELGNKLKVAREAKSLSLEDLQSITKIQKRYLIGIEEGDYSKMPGAFYARAFIKQYAEAVGLDPDILFEEHKSDIPTNSKSELPDQLSRVKTRRQVPSEDSKIIQLLPKVLGVLVIIALFVLIWLLFLSKTGENPNTQQNNNEAPLDYEAPAIVDEETNEPEEPVEEEPIEEEPEPSTGTLQLISQSGTNATFELTGTDVFTVEMSSTGGPWIGVENNAGQKFFFDTLPNGETETFDFSNEREVIFNIGNTIDTILVINGETFEYPLDPQASVRQGITIIFTPASEE, encoded by the coding sequence TTGACTGAATTAGGAAATAAACTGAAAGTGGCTAGAGAAGCGAAAAGCTTGTCTTTAGAAGATTTACAAAGTATTACTAAAATACAAAAGCGATATTTAATCGGGATTGAAGAAGGCGATTATTCCAAAATGCCTGGTGCTTTTTACGCACGTGCTTTTATAAAACAATATGCAGAAGCAGTTGGACTAGATCCAGACATTTTATTTGAAGAACACAAATCAGATATTCCAACAAACTCAAAAAGTGAATTACCTGATCAACTATCTAGAGTAAAAACTAGAAGGCAAGTCCCGAGCGAAGATTCTAAAATTATTCAGCTACTTCCGAAAGTTTTAGGTGTGCTTGTCATCATTGCACTTTTTGTACTAATTTGGCTACTATTTTTGAGTAAAACAGGGGAAAACCCGAATACTCAACAAAATAATAATGAAGCGCCTTTAGATTATGAGGCACCAGCAATCGTAGATGAAGAAACAAATGAACCAGAAGAGCCGGTGGAAGAAGAACCGATAGAGGAAGAGCCAGAGCCTTCTACAGGGACGTTACAACTAATAAGTCAATCAGGTACTAATGCAACGTTTGAACTTACTGGAACGGATGTATTTACGGTAGAAATGTCTTCTACTGGTGGACCTTGGATTGGAGTAGAGAACAATGCCGGTCAGAAGTTTTTCTTCGATACGCTACCGAATGGTGAAACCGAAACCTTTGATTTCTCCAACGAAAGAGAAGTGATCTTTAACATCGGTAATACAATTGATACTATCCTAGTGATTAACGGTGAAACGTTTGAATACCCACTTGATCCGCAAGCTTCTGTTAGACAAGGTATCACGATTATATTCACTCCAGCTTCTGAAGAATAA
- a CDS encoding 2-oxoacid:acceptor oxidoreductase subunit alpha, with translation MINQLSWKVGGQQGEGIESTGEIFSIALNRLGYYLYGYRHFSSRIKGGHTNNKIRVSTTQVRSISDDLDILVAFDQETIDVNYHELRQGGVVIADAKFNPSVPEDGKATLYAVPFTEIATELGTSLMKNMVAVGASSAILDLDIEAFRVVVQEIFGRKGAQIVEKNMEAIKAGFDFVKDSDENVQTMQLAKADGQNRLFMIGNDAIAFGAVAAGSRFMPAYPITPASEIMEYLIKKLPKFGGTVIQTEDEIAACTMAIGANYAGVRTLTASAGPGLSLMMEAIGLSGMTETPLVVVDTQRGGPSTGLPTKIEQSDLMAMIYGTHGEIPKVVIAPSTVQEAFYDTIEAFNIAEEYQCPVILLTDLQLSLGKQTVDPLDYSKIEVRRGKYNPNQELPEIENKGYFKRYEVTEDGVSPRVVPGMKNGIHHVTGVEHEETGKPSEATANRQAQMDKRLRKLNNIKFDTPVYVNAKHEDPDVLIVGFNSTRGTIEEAMERLELDGVKANHAQVRLVHPFPTEEILPHVKAAKKVFVVEYNATGQLTSILKMNVGHAEKISSILKYDGDPFLPKEIHAKCKELL, from the coding sequence ATGATCAATCAACTTTCATGGAAAGTTGGAGGGCAACAAGGAGAAGGTATCGAAAGTACAGGTGAAATTTTCTCCATCGCATTAAACCGTTTAGGATATTACTTATATGGTTACCGCCACTTCTCTTCACGTATTAAAGGTGGTCATACTAACAATAAGATTCGTGTTAGCACTACACAAGTTCGTTCTATTTCTGATGATCTTGATATATTAGTAGCTTTTGACCAAGAAACAATCGATGTAAACTATCATGAACTTCGTCAAGGTGGGGTTGTCATTGCTGACGCTAAATTTAACCCATCTGTACCTGAAGATGGAAAAGCTACTTTGTATGCGGTTCCATTTACAGAAATTGCTACTGAACTAGGAACTTCACTAATGAAAAACATGGTTGCAGTAGGTGCATCAAGTGCGATTTTAGATCTAGATATCGAAGCGTTTCGTGTAGTTGTACAAGAAATCTTCGGTAGAAAAGGTGCACAAATCGTAGAAAAGAACATGGAAGCAATTAAAGCTGGTTTTGATTTTGTAAAAGACAGCGACGAAAATGTACAAACCATGCAATTAGCAAAAGCGGATGGTCAAAATCGTTTATTCATGATTGGTAACGATGCAATCGCTTTCGGTGCTGTTGCTGCGGGTTCTCGTTTTATGCCTGCATACCCAATTACTCCAGCATCTGAAATTATGGAGTACTTAATTAAGAAACTTCCAAAATTCGGTGGGACAGTAATTCAAACAGAAGATGAAATTGCTGCATGTACAATGGCAATTGGTGCGAACTATGCTGGTGTTCGTACGTTAACAGCTTCTGCTGGACCTGGTTTATCTTTAATGATGGAAGCAATCGGTTTATCTGGTATGACGGAAACTCCTCTAGTTGTTGTAGACACTCAACGTGGAGGACCAAGTACTGGTTTACCAACGAAAATTGAGCAATCTGACTTAATGGCTATGATTTACGGTACACATGGTGAGATTCCTAAAGTAGTAATTGCACCAAGTACAGTACAAGAAGCTTTCTATGACACTATTGAAGCTTTTAACATTGCTGAGGAATATCAATGTCCAGTTATTCTTTTAACTGACTTACAATTATCTTTAGGTAAACAAACAGTTGATCCTTTAGATTACTCTAAAATTGAAGTTCGTCGTGGTAAATACAATCCAAATCAAGAGTTACCTGAAATCGAAAACAAAGGCTACTTCAAACGTTATGAAGTAACAGAAGATGGAGTTTCTCCTCGTGTTGTACCTGGTATGAAAAATGGTATCCACCATGTAACAGGAGTTGAACATGAAGAAACAGGTAAACCATCTGAAGCTACTGCTAACCGTCAAGCTCAAATGGATAAGCGTTTACGCAAACTAAATAACATTAAATTTGATACGCCTGTGTATGTTAATGCAAAGCATGAAGATCCAGATGTATTAATCGTTGGATTCAACTCTACAAGAGGTACAATTGAAGAAGCGATGGAAAGACTAGAACTTGATGGTGTGAAAGCAAACCACGCTCAAGTACGTCTAGTTCATCCATTCCCAACGGAAGAAATCCTTCCACATGTAAAAGCGGCTAAAAAAGTATTTGT
- the pgsA gene encoding CDP-diacylglycerol--glycerol-3-phosphate 3-phosphatidyltransferase: MNLPNKITVSRILLIPLFLFLMLTDLNWGSLIINDLSLPYAHLIGALVFIIASVTDWVDGYYARKLNLVTNLGKFLDPLADKLLVSAALIALVELGLAPAWIVIIIISREFAVTGLRLVLAGEGEVVAANMLGKIKTWAQIIAVSALLLHNVPFGLIGIPFDIIALWVAMIFTVISGWDYFYKNRQAFINSK; this comes from the coding sequence GTGAATTTACCTAATAAAATTACCGTATCAAGAATATTGTTAATCCCACTGTTCTTATTTTTAATGCTTACAGACTTAAATTGGGGTTCGCTTATTATTAATGACCTTTCTTTACCGTACGCACATCTTATTGGAGCATTAGTATTTATTATTGCTTCCGTAACAGATTGGGTGGATGGCTATTATGCTAGGAAATTAAACCTAGTAACTAATTTAGGGAAATTTTTAGACCCACTTGCTGATAAGTTATTAGTTTCAGCTGCTTTAATTGCTCTTGTTGAGCTTGGTTTGGCACCTGCATGGATTGTAATCATTATTATTAGCCGTGAGTTTGCGGTTACAGGGCTTCGCCTAGTATTAGCTGGTGAAGGGGAAGTAGTGGCAGCAAACATGTTAGGGAAAATTAAAACATGGGCTCAAATTATTGCTGTTTCTGCACTACTATTACATAATGTTCCTTTTGGTTTAATCGGAATACCATTTGATATAATTGCGTTATGGGTAGCAATGATATTTACTGTAATTTCCGGCTGGGATTACTTTTACAAAAACCGTCAAGCTTTTATAAATTCTAAGTAA
- the spoVS gene encoding stage V sporulation protein SpoVS codes for MEILKVSAKSNPNSVAGALAGVLRERGAAEIQAIGAGALNQAVKAVAIARGFVAPSGVDLICIPAFTDILIDGEERTAIKLIIEPR; via the coding sequence ATGGAAATATTAAAGGTTTCAGCCAAGTCCAACCCAAACTCTGTAGCAGGAGCGCTAGCAGGAGTGTTAAGAGAAAGAGGTGCAGCAGAAATTCAAGCAATTGGTGCAGGGGCTCTAAATCAGGCTGTAAAAGCTGTAGCGATTGCTAGAGGTTTTGTAGCGCCAAGTGGTGTAGATTTAATTTGTATTCCAGCCTTTACAGACATACTAATTGATGGCGAGGAAAGAACTGCGATTAAACTGATTATCGAACCTAGATGA